In a single window of the Candidatus Nanosynbacter featherlites genome:
- a CDS encoding KAP family P-loop NTPase fold protein: MNTYSSDSPINSKKYDSLGRLSFAEKIVSILNSLDKEKSFIIGLYASWGSGKTSTINLIEQRINDSTRKHKPVLVKLNAWELNGNGDAIFHEILKNIYEKVTDKAFGGFREKTSKFFGKLSRAKLPIDSTIEIDLNSGGRKETSIYLGRITASMDYVSRILQSSYFINKIKIKTQEKIKKSGKKVIVVIDDIDRLESQSIADLMHIIAQIANYAGIVYILPFDNRYVASAIEQFLPQGASGQEYLEKIIQIPLELPKASRSSLNRMLAATIESICKQHSIVLEENEIERFRLILEYHNLGAYIQSPRDINQLNNSLLFRLPLCHGEMNMVDVIVLEIIRLFDDGLYKRIKDNGDMLIEKNSSKYGINDDASRKKDLQNTFGGDDRWLEIVQELFPFVAYTLKGYGNINEDDLRYHQRIASDYYFEKFFASLDEIEDISDVAVMNLLTNSADEASIRKNLHIINENNIATALWIISKRHSVIENKLAFCTCLLDLIEGMPTARSSSLTLTALERVLFTIDGILAGEGEHEKITGYISLINHLFDQDRIDTFSRTIDHVIHYSTNKGNHSIELKKDQIQQYKTTALQYIRCFAKNDKLPLLSQNGSSIRLYTRWAEFSTREETSQHLEKKIQSADDVIGFILQFVGTWHTIGRSDYTYRDLTPDIMRSIDTVINIDTLHQIIISDPRYGTLGNIQEVDLVLFERPTTDSIRAIAKVGNEKSPELKEAIIKQFSYFFNKRQEAKE; encoded by the coding sequence ATGAATACCTATAGCTCTGATAGTCCGATCAATTCAAAGAAATATGACTCACTTGGAAGGCTTTCTTTTGCAGAAAAAATAGTCAGTATCCTGAACTCACTCGACAAAGAGAAGAGCTTTATCATCGGCCTGTATGCAAGCTGGGGCTCCGGTAAGACATCTACTATTAATTTAATTGAACAAAGAATTAATGACAGCACGAGAAAGCATAAACCAGTCCTTGTCAAACTTAATGCCTGGGAGCTTAATGGCAACGGCGACGCAATTTTTCATGAAATTCTTAAAAACATATACGAAAAAGTTACCGACAAAGCCTTCGGCGGCTTTCGAGAAAAAACTAGCAAATTCTTCGGCAAATTAAGTAGAGCAAAACTTCCAATTGATTCCACTATAGAGATCGATCTTAACTCTGGGGGTCGCAAGGAGACGTCCATATACCTCGGTAGGATTACAGCAAGCATGGATTATGTCAGCAGGATACTACAATCGAGCTACTTCATAAATAAGATTAAGATTAAAACACAGGAAAAAATCAAGAAATCAGGTAAAAAAGTGATCGTTGTCATTGATGACATAGACAGACTTGAAAGTCAAAGCATCGCAGATCTGATGCATATAATCGCCCAAATAGCAAACTATGCCGGCATAGTATATATACTCCCATTTGACAATAGGTATGTTGCATCAGCAATTGAACAATTCCTTCCACAAGGTGCCAGCGGCCAAGAATACCTCGAAAAAATTATACAAATACCTCTTGAGTTACCCAAAGCAAGCAGGTCGTCGCTAAATAGGATGCTGGCGGCTACTATTGAGTCAATCTGTAAGCAACATTCCATTGTCTTAGAGGAAAATGAAATAGAGCGATTCCGACTCATACTCGAGTATCATAACCTGGGTGCATATATACAATCACCGAGAGATATTAACCAACTGAATAATTCATTATTGTTTAGGCTTCCCCTGTGCCACGGAGAGATGAATATGGTTGATGTCATAGTGCTTGAAATTATTCGCCTATTTGACGATGGCCTATATAAAAGAATCAAAGACAACGGGGATATGTTAATAGAAAAAAACAGCTCCAAATATGGCATTAATGATGACGCCTCTCGCAAGAAGGACCTTCAGAATACTTTCGGAGGCGACGATCGTTGGTTAGAGATAGTACAAGAATTATTTCCTTTTGTTGCATATACACTTAAGGGCTATGGCAATATAAACGAGGATGACCTACGGTATCACCAACGGATTGCCTCAGACTATTATTTCGAGAAGTTCTTTGCATCGCTTGACGAAATAGAGGATATCTCTGATGTTGCAGTTATGAACTTACTGACGAATTCCGCTGACGAAGCCTCTATTCGTAAAAACTTACACATAATCAACGAGAATAACATTGCCACAGCACTATGGATTATCTCTAAAAGACACAGCGTCATAGAAAACAAACTGGCATTCTGTACATGTCTACTGGATTTAATCGAAGGAATGCCTACTGCCAGATCATCTTCACTAACACTTACAGCATTAGAGAGAGTGTTATTTACTATCGATGGCATACTTGCCGGTGAAGGTGAACATGAAAAGATCACAGGATATATATCTCTCATTAATCATCTCTTCGACCAAGACAGAATAGATACATTCTCACGCACTATAGACCACGTAATTCATTACAGTACAAATAAGGGGAATCACTCTATTGAACTGAAGAAAGATCAGATTCAACAATACAAGACTACTGCTTTGCAGTATATTAGGTGCTTTGCTAAGAATGATAAATTGCCGCTACTCAGTCAAAATGGCTCATCTATCCGACTATACACAAGATGGGCTGAGTTTTCCACCAGAGAGGAGACTAGTCAGCATTTAGAGAAAAAGATACAGTCAGCAGATGATGTAATAGGCTTTATACTACAGTTCGTAGGAACTTGGCATACTATAGGCAGAAGCGATTATACATATAGAGATTTGACACCAGATATAATGCGTAGTATAGATACCGTTATCAATATTGATACTTTGCACCAAATTATCATATCCGATCCGCGATATGGTACTCTAGGCAATATACAGGAGGTAGATCTTGTACTGTTTGAGCGTCCGACGACAGATAGTATTCGTGCTATCGCAAAAGTGGGAAATGAAAAATCCCCCGAGCTCAAGGAGGCCATAATAAAGCAGTTTAGCTACTTCTTTAATAAGAGACAAGAGGCGAAAGAGTAG
- a CDS encoding class I SAM-dependent RNA methyltransferase, whose amino-acid sequence MKKAQTATLTLENIVGGGQAIGTLADGRKAFVWGGLPGEQVTIRLTKKKSKFVEGIVTEVHHASFERITPVDPGSYLSTSPWQIMNFSAEQQYKAQLIAEAFRLHHVTLPTTPTVYTDEQQLAYRNKVEYSWYSDTDPDSEADTLDLAFFRRGSKGKITVDGTSLARPEINTLALEIRDLLRTKPVTARNLKTVLIRCSRSGKCIWQLYLKDRLENVITAEEAAALSAQGGEIIYSNPKSPASVITERLAAFGDTVLTDKVLDVPFRYVAEGFFQVNLPVYEQALTDMAAWIRTAPVGSSNAPATVDMYSGVGTIGLTIGGEHVTLVEINEHAVKEMQRNIHALGRENNTKAVLAASEQALDYIHPDNLVIVDPPRAGLHADVVDRLLEKMPPRIVYLSCNPVTQARDVALLSEKYRIVHHQGYNFFPRTPHIENLVVLDRVLH is encoded by the coding sequence ATGAAGAAAGCGCAAACTGCAACGTTAACTCTGGAAAACATCGTTGGCGGCGGGCAAGCCATTGGCACACTGGCGGATGGACGCAAAGCGTTTGTGTGGGGCGGGCTGCCAGGTGAGCAGGTAACCATCAGATTGACCAAGAAAAAATCAAAATTTGTCGAAGGCATCGTAACCGAGGTTCATCACGCCAGTTTTGAGCGAATCACTCCGGTTGATCCAGGTAGCTATCTCAGCACTAGCCCCTGGCAAATCATGAATTTTTCAGCAGAGCAGCAGTACAAAGCCCAGTTGATCGCTGAGGCTTTTCGGCTACATCACGTTACCTTGCCGACTACACCAACAGTCTATACAGACGAGCAGCAATTGGCGTATCGTAACAAAGTCGAATACAGTTGGTACAGCGACACCGACCCGGACTCAGAAGCTGATACGCTTGATTTGGCATTTTTCCGACGTGGCTCAAAGGGTAAAATCACCGTCGACGGCACCTCGCTTGCTCGTCCCGAGATCAACACGCTAGCCCTAGAAATTCGCGACTTGCTGCGCACCAAACCAGTCACCGCACGTAACCTCAAAACAGTACTCATCAGATGCAGCCGGTCAGGAAAGTGCATTTGGCAATTGTACCTCAAAGACCGCTTGGAAAATGTCATCACCGCCGAAGAGGCAGCCGCACTGTCAGCCCAAGGCGGAGAAATTATCTATTCTAACCCCAAAAGCCCCGCCAGCGTCATCACCGAACGGCTAGCGGCGTTTGGCGACACTGTTCTCACTGACAAAGTACTGGACGTTCCGTTTCGCTATGTCGCTGAAGGATTTTTCCAGGTCAATCTACCGGTCTATGAGCAAGCTCTCACCGACATGGCAGCCTGGATCCGCACCGCGCCAGTGGGGTCAAGTAACGCTCCAGCAACTGTTGATATGTATTCGGGTGTCGGCACCATCGGCCTTACCATTGGCGGAGAACATGTCACATTGGTGGAAATCAATGAGCATGCCGTCAAAGAAATGCAGCGAAATATTCACGCTTTGGGGCGCGAAAACAATACAAAAGCTGTCTTGGCAGCCAGTGAACAAGCCCTTGATTATATTCACCCCGACAATCTCGTCATCGTCGATCCGCCACGAGCTGGCTTGCATGCGGACGTCGTCGACCGCTTGTTAGAAAAAATGCCGCCACGCATTGTCTATCTGAGCTGCAACCCTGTCACTCAAGCTCGGGACGTTGCTTTACTCAGTGAAAAATATCGCATTGTGCATCATCAAGGCTATAATTTCTTCCCACGCACACCACACATTGAGAATCTGGTTGTGCTAGACAGAGTGTTACATTAA
- a CDS encoding ATP-dependent helicase yields the protein MDFSTRYANLNANQRSAVDKIHGPLLVIAGPGTGKTELLSMRAAHILRQTDTLPSNILCLTFTDSGAVNMRQRLQQIIGEDAYKVAIHTFHSFGSEIINTNRQYFFHGADRQPTDELTQQQILQEIFEAMSWDNPLNVKNNDEFIYLKETLKTISAFKSNGLTSEEIQHILDDVERTITEISEAITQLFQTTIKKSTIPAFANVAEIAASITPQPLPAAITPYANVLALSMANAAQEALENDSTKPITAWKNAWCKKNATGGFVLKDSESITKLRAVTHVYDQYRSALAQRGLFDYDDMILNVLDACKHQPDLRANLQEQYQFIMVDEFQDTNLAQLQLLFNLTGDEPEPNIMAVGDDDQAIFSFQGANVGNIQRFRQHYHDPAVIVLTDNYRSAEQILTTARSVITQGSDRLENTIPDLSKQLTPHASSSDATVKLSRFMTLLDERAGVAKQIAELIASGTPPEEIAVISRRHHELIELLPHLYQNNISVNYEHHDDILELDSIKALELLARIVISLHNNDLTTANSLLPELLAHPAFGFAATDIWKLSLAAWCNRQFWLEAMLAQTTFEPLAQWLLGQAKNVPNLTLEEHIDELLGLTETATNRSLYTYYFSPEKLQSDPEAYLTTLEALRTLRQKLRDHYTEATPTLTQLLQFIDLHHLTKTRLTSIRPAAEHKSGSINLMTAHKSKGLEFSHVFIIGATDNIWGEKVRARSRLIRYPANLQLQPAGNNYDERLRLFFVAMTRAKQTLHLSHSLTDTGGKDNLIASFLSSLELETSTIETPEATDATESLLTDWRAKLTEPHDGVLQEVLAPILQHYKLSATHLNNFLDVSHGGPQGFLLNNLLHFPQAKSPSAAYGTAVHACLQQLHDIFVADGKLPPRPEIMRLYAQTLAAQHLSPDDTKLFTEKGQSVLTAFLDAKQSSFTQQQLTELSFANQNAFIGQAHLTGSLDLVDVDKTEKTIYVTDYKTGKPSHSWKGTSDYEKIKLHKYRQQLMFYQLLVKSSRDYGNFTFTGACLQFVEPDIKTGDILSLEDTFSEEELAEFARLVGIVWRKITTLDLPDVSGYSADYKGMLQFEKDLLTGDI from the coding sequence ATGGATTTTTCTACACGCTACGCCAACCTTAATGCCAATCAACGTTCTGCCGTTGACAAAATTCACGGACCGTTGTTGGTCATCGCAGGTCCTGGCACGGGCAAAACTGAGCTGCTGAGCATGCGAGCTGCTCACATATTACGCCAAACTGACACCTTACCGAGCAACATTTTATGCCTGACGTTTACTGACTCGGGTGCGGTGAACATGCGGCAGCGATTACAGCAAATCATCGGCGAAGACGCCTACAAAGTCGCCATTCACACCTTCCACAGCTTCGGCTCAGAAATTATCAACACCAACCGGCAATATTTCTTCCACGGCGCAGATCGGCAACCAACCGACGAACTGACACAGCAACAGATTCTGCAAGAAATTTTTGAGGCCATGAGCTGGGACAATCCACTCAACGTCAAAAACAATGACGAATTTATCTATCTGAAAGAAACACTTAAAACCATTTCCGCATTCAAAAGCAACGGTCTGACCTCTGAAGAAATACAACATATTCTGGACGACGTGGAGCGAACAATCACAGAAATTTCTGAAGCCATCACGCAGCTCTTCCAAACCACCATCAAAAAATCAACCATCCCAGCATTTGCCAACGTAGCAGAAATAGCAGCAAGCATCACCCCGCAGCCTTTACCGGCAGCCATCACACCGTACGCCAATGTACTGGCACTCAGCATGGCTAACGCCGCACAAGAAGCCTTGGAAAATGACAGCACCAAACCCATCACCGCCTGGAAAAATGCCTGGTGTAAGAAGAACGCAACAGGGGGGTTTGTCTTAAAGGACAGTGAATCAATCACTAAACTACGTGCCGTCACTCACGTGTACGACCAATACCGCAGCGCACTGGCACAGCGTGGACTGTTTGACTATGACGACATGATTTTGAACGTGTTGGACGCATGCAAACACCAGCCAGATCTAAGGGCAAACCTCCAGGAGCAATACCAGTTCATCATGGTAGACGAATTCCAAGACACTAACTTGGCGCAGCTGCAGTTACTGTTCAATCTGACTGGCGACGAGCCTGAGCCAAACATCATGGCAGTCGGTGACGACGACCAAGCCATTTTTAGCTTTCAGGGCGCCAACGTTGGCAACATCCAACGCTTCCGCCAGCACTATCACGACCCAGCCGTCATCGTCCTGACTGACAACTACCGTTCGGCAGAGCAAATCCTCACCACCGCCCGCAGCGTCATCACCCAAGGCAGCGACCGCCTGGAAAACACCATTCCTGACTTATCCAAACAACTAACACCCCACGCCTCATCATCAGACGCCACCGTCAAACTGAGCCGTTTCATGACACTACTGGACGAAAGGGCAGGCGTTGCTAAGCAAATTGCAGAGCTCATCGCCTCAGGCACGCCGCCCGAAGAGATCGCCGTCATATCTCGCCGACATCATGAACTGATTGAGCTCTTGCCTCATCTGTACCAAAACAATATCAGCGTCAATTATGAACACCATGACGACATCCTGGAACTAGACAGTATCAAAGCGTTGGAACTGCTAGCCCGCATCGTCATCTCGCTCCACAACAACGACCTAACCACCGCCAATAGCTTACTACCAGAGTTGCTGGCGCACCCAGCGTTTGGCTTCGCCGCCACGGACATCTGGAAATTAAGCCTGGCAGCCTGGTGCAACCGACAGTTCTGGCTGGAAGCAATGCTCGCCCAAACAACATTTGAGCCGTTGGCTCAGTGGCTATTAGGGCAAGCTAAAAACGTCCCCAACCTCACGCTGGAAGAGCATATCGATGAACTATTAGGCCTCACCGAAACCGCCACCAACCGCTCTCTCTACACCTACTATTTCTCACCAGAAAAATTACAGTCGGACCCAGAAGCCTACCTCACCACCCTAGAAGCGCTGCGCACCTTGCGCCAGAAATTACGCGACCACTACACTGAGGCAACGCCAACCTTGACACAGCTTCTCCAGTTTATCGATCTCCATCATTTGACCAAGACTCGCCTCACCAGCATCAGGCCAGCTGCCGAGCACAAATCAGGTTCAATCAATCTCATGACCGCCCACAAATCAAAGGGCTTGGAATTTTCACACGTATTCATCATCGGCGCAACTGACAACATATGGGGCGAGAAAGTCCGTGCGCGCAGTCGGCTCATCCGCTATCCAGCTAACCTACAGCTCCAGCCGGCAGGCAACAACTACGACGAGCGTTTGCGCCTATTTTTCGTCGCCATGACTCGCGCCAAGCAAACCCTTCACCTCAGTCACAGCCTCACGGACACTGGCGGTAAGGACAATTTGATTGCCAGCTTCCTAAGCTCCCTGGAGTTAGAAACGTCAACCATTGAGACCCCTGAGGCTACTGATGCAACCGAGTCGCTCCTGACCGACTGGCGCGCCAAGTTGACTGAACCGCACGACGGAGTGCTACAGGAAGTCTTGGCGCCAATCTTACAGCACTACAAACTATCCGCCACCCATCTGAACAATTTTCTCGACGTCTCACATGGCGGCCCTCAAGGATTTTTGTTAAATAACTTGCTCCATTTCCCACAAGCCAAAAGCCCATCCGCCGCCTATGGAACCGCGGTTCACGCCTGTCTGCAGCAACTACACGATATATTTGTTGCAGATGGGAAGCTACCGCCACGCCCAGAAATCATGCGCTTGTATGCTCAAACCTTGGCAGCACAACACCTATCGCCAGATGACACCAAACTATTCACCGAAAAGGGGCAATCAGTCCTGACCGCTTTTCTGGACGCCAAACAAAGCAGCTTCACCCAGCAGCAACTGACTGAGCTCAGCTTTGCCAACCAAAACGCCTTCATTGGTCAAGCGCATTTGACAGGCTCACTAGACCTGGTTGATGTAGACAAGACAGAAAAAACCATCTACGTCACAGACTATAAAACTGGCAAGCCATCGCACTCCTGGAAGGGGACGTCTGACTATGAAAAAATCAAGCTCCACAAATACCGCCAGCAGCTGATGTTCTATCAACTTCTGGTCAAATCATCACGTGATTATGGCAATTTCACTTTCACCGGCGCCTGCCTTCAGTTCGTCGAGCCAGACATAAAAACCGGCGATATCCTCAGCCTGGAAGATACGTTCTCCGAGGAGGAATTAGCTGAATTTGCGCGGCTTGTCGGCATCGTCTGGCGGAAAATCACCACCCTAGATCTGCCAGACGTTTCTGGCTATTCAGCAGATTATAAAGGCATGTTACAGTTTGAAAAAGACCTATTAACAGGGGACATTTAA
- a CDS encoding HAD-IC family P-type ATPase — MNGYWEIIRRNLFSPIVLAIFLLAGALIYAREYRDAWFISVVIVVNSLIGIVQEIRAKRALKKLELMSQPRARLLSADGSVTEVAYDALQVGDKIQLIAGDEVPADVEMLEVKGLELNESMLTGESAAVEKSVGDTAWAATTVLAGSGEARVTAVGADTKAGAISQVLKQYKPELTPLQRAIQRAISFLTFGAFGLAALIFIAYMTSGQDSVQILKTITSAAVTVVPEGLLLASSLLLAFGSLKLAQARVLPQKLSAIEAMALLNLLCVDKTGTLTSDEVTLEKIVALGSGDQSGETLSGIAALIAEQTSGGNITGQAILEAATPPKDAKIIDVMAFSSARKMAGLRFEFEGKTHTVVMGAPEFVIELAPVDEMGQRQINEWADEGLRVLLLAEFDDSRSALKDLSIGSGRAIGAVILRNSLRDGVQKTVQFLQDQGVSIRVISGDNPRTVQFIASAAGINNSEKAITGAALAALSDKDFIKAADEHVIFARVHPEQKERLIAHYKSQALFTGMVGDGVNDALALKKADLGVAMHAGAPASRRVSDIILLNNSFTSLPLGMRLGNRIMQAIEVIATLFFHKITYGVVLLMCTLSLGMVYPYQPRHITFMNIFLVTLPTLMWTFFPPVPNHRINPRLFWRHTLVSVMPIALITGLTVAFTYWIGSAIFPDRPEEVATMTVLTATFYGVYLVFLVGPMLGVTLTRNARKARLLYMLAVSVVAAGSFGIGPLRRFFDFTKPDIIVLLPALGVIVLAAILQWWLALRAGVKVRSSQS, encoded by the coding sequence ATGAACGGCTATTGGGAGATTATTCGTCGTAATTTGTTTTCGCCGATTGTGCTTGCGATTTTCTTGCTGGCGGGCGCACTGATTTATGCTCGGGAGTACCGTGATGCGTGGTTTATCTCAGTGGTGATTGTCGTGAACTCGCTGATTGGTATTGTTCAGGAAATTCGTGCCAAACGAGCGCTCAAGAAGCTGGAGTTGATGAGTCAGCCGCGAGCACGGTTGTTGTCGGCTGATGGTTCCGTGACGGAAGTGGCGTATGATGCGTTGCAGGTCGGGGATAAAATCCAGCTGATTGCTGGTGATGAAGTGCCAGCAGACGTGGAGATGCTGGAGGTTAAAGGCTTAGAACTGAACGAAAGTATGTTGACTGGCGAATCGGCGGCGGTAGAAAAAAGCGTTGGTGATACAGCTTGGGCGGCGACCACTGTGTTGGCTGGCTCTGGCGAGGCTCGCGTCACAGCGGTTGGTGCGGATACAAAAGCCGGTGCCATCAGTCAAGTGTTGAAGCAGTACAAACCAGAGCTGACCCCCCTGCAACGAGCAATTCAACGAGCAATTAGTTTTTTGACGTTTGGTGCGTTTGGGCTGGCGGCGTTGATTTTCATCGCTTATATGACGTCTGGTCAAGACTCAGTGCAGATATTAAAAACCATTACCTCAGCGGCCGTGACGGTTGTGCCGGAGGGTTTACTACTGGCAAGTTCACTACTATTGGCGTTTGGTTCGCTCAAATTAGCACAAGCCAGAGTCTTGCCGCAAAAATTGTCAGCCATTGAAGCCATGGCGCTACTCAACTTGCTGTGTGTCGATAAAACAGGTACGCTCACCAGTGATGAGGTGACCTTGGAGAAAATTGTTGCTTTGGGTAGTGGTGATCAATCAGGCGAAACGCTTTCAGGGATTGCTGCGTTGATTGCTGAGCAAACCAGCGGCGGCAACATCACTGGCCAAGCCATCTTGGAAGCAGCCACGCCGCCTAAAGACGCTAAAATCATTGACGTTATGGCGTTTTCGTCTGCGCGCAAAATGGCAGGGTTGCGGTTTGAGTTTGAGGGTAAAACTCACACGGTTGTCATGGGGGCACCAGAGTTTGTCATAGAGCTGGCTCCGGTTGATGAAATGGGTCAGCGCCAGATCAATGAATGGGCTGATGAGGGCCTGCGTGTGCTGCTGCTGGCTGAATTTGATGATTCTCGGAGCGCTTTGAAAGACTTGTCTATCGGTTCTGGCCGTGCTATTGGTGCGGTGATTTTGCGTAATTCGCTGCGTGATGGTGTCCAGAAAACTGTACAATTTTTGCAAGACCAAGGCGTCAGTATTCGCGTGATATCTGGTGATAATCCACGGACGGTGCAATTCATCGCCTCGGCGGCTGGCATCAATAATTCCGAAAAAGCCATCACTGGTGCGGCGCTGGCTGCTTTGAGTGACAAAGATTTTATCAAGGCAGCTGACGAACACGTCATATTTGCTCGGGTGCATCCAGAGCAAAAGGAGCGGCTGATTGCGCATTACAAAAGCCAGGCCTTGTTCACGGGCATGGTCGGTGACGGTGTTAATGACGCATTGGCGCTGAAGAAAGCTGATCTCGGTGTGGCTATGCACGCGGGCGCACCAGCGTCGCGTCGCGTCTCAGACATTATTTTGTTGAACAATTCATTCACGTCTTTGCCGCTTGGTATGCGGCTGGGTAACCGAATCATGCAAGCGATTGAGGTGATCGCTACCCTGTTCTTCCACAAAATTACGTATGGCGTCGTGCTGCTGATGTGTACGCTGTCGCTGGGCATGGTCTATCCATATCAGCCGCGTCACATCACCTTTATGAATATTTTCCTAGTGACGCTGCCGACTCTGATGTGGACATTTTTCCCGCCTGTGCCGAACCATCGCATCAATCCTCGCCTGTTTTGGCGCCATACGCTGGTTAGCGTGATGCCCATTGCGCTGATCACGGGACTGACAGTAGCCTTCACCTATTGGATTGGCTCTGCCATCTTCCCTGATCGCCCTGAAGAAGTCGCCACCATGACGGTGCTGACAGCAACGTTCTATGGCGTCTATCTGGTATTTTTGGTTGGACCAATGCTGGGCGTTACTTTAACGCGCAACGCCAGAAAAGCGCGCTTGCTGTACATGTTGGCGGTGAGTGTTGTGGCGGCTGGTAGCTTTGGCATTGGCCCGCTTCGCCGATTTTTCGACTTTACTAAGCCAGATATCATTGTGCTACTGCCAGCGCTTGGCGTCATCGTCCTGGCAGCAATCTTACAGTGGTGGCTCGCACTGCGCGCTGGTGTGAAAGTCAGATCTTCGCAGTCTTAA
- a CDS encoding type II secretion system protein codes for MHKQYGFTIVEVLVVVLVLGILMTLGGLAWRTAREDAINNESKTELLTIQNAVEEYYTQNGEYPWPASCSKYSSATNRTCDAGELNPLLVPKYLKELPTDWRGKHYEYTVNKSPDNRYGLLMYRANGTKCRVGKGILAMWWNTPAPAAENCDF; via the coding sequence ATGCATAAGCAATATGGTTTTACGATTGTAGAAGTGTTAGTAGTCGTCTTGGTCCTCGGTATATTGATGACCCTCGGTGGCCTAGCGTGGCGTACTGCCCGCGAAGACGCCATTAACAATGAAAGCAAGACTGAATTATTAACCATCCAAAATGCTGTCGAAGAATATTACACCCAAAACGGAGAATATCCTTGGCCTGCATCCTGTAGTAAATATAGTTCAGCGACCAACCGCACATGCGATGCTGGCGAGCTCAACCCATTACTGGTGCCAAAATATCTCAAAGAATTACCAACAGACTGGCGTGGCAAGCACTATGAATACACCGTCAACAAAAGTCCAGACAATCGCTATGGGTTGCTGATGTACCGAGCTAACGGCACCAAATGTCGCGTCGGCAAAGGCATCCTGGCAATGTGGTGGAATACACCAGCGCCAGCGGCTGAGAATTGCGACTTCTAA